One genomic segment of Deinococcus cellulosilyticus NBRC 106333 = KACC 11606 includes these proteins:
- a CDS encoding phenylacetate--CoA ligase family protein, which produces MKLRQLLPLLHHREVLISRDRWSREALLDHQKQALQHLIEHAVNHSPYYRHLYGGRTDLPLEALPVITKKELMEHFDQVVTDTRLTRAELERHLQGDLKSPHLGTHQVCMTSGTSGLRGIFPFNEAEWLMVMASYARAYSWAGATPTLFRHIKMAVGSTTTRWHQSLQVGETAHSPFVPTLRLDVTDPLVENVVKLNPFQPDVLVAYSSMGRQLALEQQKHRLDIHPKVVMLASEVLTDSTRKLIEDTWGVTPFNVYGLTEGATVAAECPHHRLHVFEDLVIAEVVDEQNRPVPVGEVGSKVLLTVLFGRTLPLIRYEVTDRLVESEETCPCGMPYRTLRPIEGRKENPLRLQDRAGRWVEVHPNLFEDVLGPLPVGPWQVGVQGRVLHVHVSGDGVPDVQRQAVQHRLQKALQQLGLDQQVQVHFGREVKRGLSGKPMGNLVGP; this is translated from the coding sequence TGACCGCTGGAGCCGGGAAGCCCTGCTGGACCACCAGAAGCAGGCCCTCCAGCACCTCATTGAACACGCCGTGAACCACTCCCCTTACTACCGTCACCTGTACGGGGGGCGAACCGACCTCCCCCTGGAGGCCCTCCCGGTAATCACCAAAAAGGAATTGATGGAGCACTTCGATCAGGTGGTCACCGACACCCGCCTCACCCGGGCTGAACTGGAACGTCACCTGCAGGGGGATTTGAAGTCCCCTCACCTCGGGACCCACCAGGTGTGCATGACCTCCGGCACCAGCGGATTGCGGGGCATTTTTCCGTTCAACGAAGCGGAATGGTTGATGGTGATGGCCTCTTACGCCCGGGCGTACAGTTGGGCCGGGGCCACCCCCACGTTGTTCAGGCACATCAAGATGGCGGTGGGGTCCACCACCACCCGCTGGCACCAGTCCTTGCAGGTCGGGGAGACCGCCCACAGTCCCTTCGTGCCGACCTTGCGCCTGGACGTCACCGATCCGTTGGTGGAGAACGTCGTGAAACTCAATCCATTCCAGCCGGACGTGCTGGTGGCGTACAGCTCCATGGGCCGCCAACTGGCCCTCGAGCAACAAAAGCACCGCCTGGACATCCACCCGAAAGTGGTGATGCTGGCCAGCGAGGTGCTCACCGACAGCACCAGAAAATTGATTGAGGACACCTGGGGGGTGACGCCTTTCAACGTGTATGGCCTCACCGAGGGGGCCACGGTGGCCGCCGAATGCCCCCACCACCGCCTGCATGTGTTTGAAGACCTGGTGATCGCAGAAGTGGTGGATGAACAGAACCGGCCCGTCCCGGTGGGAGAGGTGGGCAGCAAGGTGCTGCTGACGGTGCTGTTCGGCCGCACCTTGCCCTTGATCCGTTACGAGGTCACCGACCGGCTGGTGGAGTCCGAAGAAACCTGCCCGTGCGGGATGCCGTACCGCACCCTGAGACCTATTGAGGGCCGCAAGGAGAACCCTTTGCGCCTGCAGGACAGGGCAGGGAGGTGGGTGGAGGTGCACCCGAACCTGTTTGAGGACGTGCTGGGTCCCCTCCCGGTGGGACCGTGGCAGGTTGGGGTGCAAGGGCGGGTGCTGCACGTGCACGTCAGTGGGGATGGGGTGCCGGACGTGCAGAGGCAGGCGGTGCAACACCGCCTGCAAAAGGCCCTCCAGCAACTGGGGCTCGACCAGCAGGTGCAGGTGCATTTCGGGAGGGAGGTGAAGCGCGGCCTGAGCGGGAAACCCATGGGCAACCTGGTCGGACCGTGA